One region of Baekduia soli genomic DNA includes:
- a CDS encoding NAD-dependent epimerase/dehydratase family protein, whose amino-acid sequence MRALVTGAGGFIGGHVTRALLASGADVRGLDRDAGRVPVGAEPIAGDVLDPAAVRRALDGCDAVFHLAAVYSYARADAAAMQAVNVEGTRCVLDAAARTGVRVVHTSSCATCGPVPGRAADEDDTPPAWELAVPYKRTKHDGERLALAAAAEGHDVVVVNPTTPVGPGDHRPTPTGRMIRDVASGRARAYLAGGALNVVAVQDVAAGHLRALEHGRSGRRYLLGGEDLAMRDVFAAVARAAGRPAPRLAVPWGVAYGAARVADAALRPLGREPRLLVLDEVRLARVPMRFDDRRAREELGHVSRPAAQALAEAVAGAAPTGLRPPAYPGPHPGT is encoded by the coding sequence GTGAGGGCCCTGGTCACCGGCGCCGGCGGCTTCATCGGAGGACACGTCACGCGGGCGCTGCTGGCGTCGGGCGCCGACGTCCGCGGGCTGGACCGCGACGCCGGGCGGGTGCCCGTGGGCGCCGAACCGATCGCCGGCGACGTGCTCGACCCCGCCGCGGTGCGCCGCGCCCTGGACGGCTGCGATGCCGTGTTCCACCTCGCCGCCGTCTACTCCTACGCCCGCGCCGACGCCGCCGCGATGCAGGCCGTCAACGTCGAGGGCACGCGCTGCGTGCTCGACGCCGCCGCCCGCACCGGGGTGCGCGTCGTGCACACGAGCTCGTGCGCGACATGCGGGCCGGTCCCCGGGCGCGCCGCCGACGAGGACGACACCCCGCCGGCATGGGAGCTCGCGGTCCCCTACAAGCGCACGAAGCACGACGGCGAGCGCCTGGCCCTGGCCGCCGCCGCCGAGGGCCACGACGTCGTCGTCGTCAACCCCACGACGCCCGTGGGCCCGGGCGACCACCGCCCGACGCCCACCGGGCGGATGATCCGCGACGTCGCCTCGGGCCGGGCCCGCGCCTACCTCGCCGGCGGCGCGCTGAACGTCGTCGCCGTCCAGGACGTCGCCGCCGGGCACCTCCGCGCGCTGGAGCACGGCCGCAGCGGACGGCGCTACCTGCTGGGCGGCGAGGACCTGGCGATGCGCGACGTGTTCGCCGCCGTCGCGCGGGCGGCCGGACGCCCGGCCCCGCGGCTCGCCGTCCCGTGGGGGGTGGCCTACGGCGCCGCGCGTGTGGCCGACGCCGCCCTGCGGCCCCTGGGCCGCGAGCCGCGGCTGCTCGTCCTCGACGAGGTCCGGCTGGCGCGCGTGCCCATGCGCTTCGACGACCGCCGCGCTCGCGAGGAGCTCGGCCACGTCTCGCGCCCCGCGGCGCAGGCGCTGGCCGAGGCGGTCGCGGGCGCGGCGCCGACGGGCCTCCGGCCGCCCGCGTATCCTGGGCCACACCCCGGAACGTGA